A single region of the Nicotiana sylvestris chromosome 6, ASM39365v2, whole genome shotgun sequence genome encodes:
- the LOC138871904 gene encoding uncharacterized protein, which yields MEFKHWQQKIFFYLTTLCLQKFIKEDVPDLPDETPENNSFLVIEAWKHSDFLCKNYILSGLEDNLYNVYSGVETSKELWNALEKKYKTEDARKKKFAAAKFLDYKMVDSKSVITQVQELQVIIHDLLAEGLVINETFQVASIIEKLPPLWKDFKNYLKHKPKGVENVTLLKAFSS from the exons ATGGAATTCAAGCACTGGCAGCAAAAGAtattcttctacttgactacgttatgtctacagaagttcatcaaggaagatgttcctgatcttccagatgaaactccagagaataaTAGCTTTCTCGtaattgaggcgtggaagcattctgacttcttgtgcaagaattatattcttagcggactggaggataatttgtataatgtatacagtggcgtggagacgtcaaaagaattatggaatgcgcttgaaaagaaatacaaaactgaagatgccaGGAAGAAGAAATTCGCcgctgcaaaatttttggactacaaaatggtagatagcaagtctgttattacccaagtccaggagttacaagtgattattcatgatctacttgctgaag gtcttgtcatcaatgagaCATTCCAAGTAGCAtcaataattgagaagttgcctccattgtggaaggactttaaaaattatttgaaacacaaacccaaaggagtg gaaaatgtTACCTTACTGaaggccttttcaagctga